The following coding sequences are from one Desulfosporosinus orientis DSM 765 window:
- the rplI gene encoding 50S ribosomal protein L9: MKIILQADVKGTGKKGQILEVADGFARNFLFPKKLAIEATTGNIQDISHKKAQEDRRKAKEKEDAIQLGNKISAIQVEVMTKTGEGSRLFGSVTSKEIAEALKKQHGFDVDKRKLDIKEPIKALGSYEVPLKIHPEVTVKLKVVVSALS, translated from the coding sequence ATGAAAATTATTCTTCAAGCAGATGTGAAAGGTACCGGTAAAAAGGGACAAATATTAGAAGTAGCCGATGGGTTTGCCCGAAATTTTTTATTCCCTAAAAAGTTAGCCATTGAAGCTACTACTGGAAATATCCAGGATATCTCTCATAAGAAAGCTCAGGAAGATCGACGTAAAGCGAAAGAAAAAGAGGATGCCATACAATTAGGCAATAAAATCAGTGCCATCCAAGTTGAAGTGATGACGAAGACGGGTGAAGGGAGTCGTTTATTTGGCTCAGTCACTAGTAAGGAAATTGCAGAAGCTTTGAAAAAGCAGCACGGTTTTGATGTGGATAAGCGAAAGTTAGACATTAAAGAGCCTATCAAAGCTTTGGGAAGTTATGAAGTACCTTTGAAAATCCATCCGGAAGTGACGGTAAAACTCAAAGTAGTGGTATCTGCACTATCATAA
- a CDS encoding DUF2232 domain-containing protein → MFISDELARDYLARVILLSLPGVGIAMGTWGFLWDVFLLFAVFIVGCRKGVIPAAIYMAGGYILALAVFGVTALNNLGFVPLAGLLGVFGWRKGWPLRVTFFWSAALAAVLGAAPMLAFAVQGLDTNAASTLINSTIQQYQASGLLELMQEQGITEAEIRDLLQQGIHIYTLVIPSLAALHAIVEFGFVFYVIRLWFRGKAERVPFTRWRLPWYAVWGAVLGIASYLVGDQFSWQILRGLGINLMVIYSALALVLGTSAYLYFLQSPRIPRLLKWALILINFIYFLFSFISLIIFGLFDLVLNFRRLPEES, encoded by the coding sequence ATGTTTATAAGCGATGAATTAGCAAGGGATTACTTAGCAAGAGTGATTCTTTTGAGTCTTCCCGGGGTGGGCATTGCTATGGGAACTTGGGGCTTTCTCTGGGATGTCTTTTTGTTGTTTGCAGTATTTATTGTTGGTTGTCGAAAAGGAGTAATCCCAGCTGCAATTTATATGGCAGGTGGTTATATCCTAGCCCTGGCAGTCTTTGGTGTTACAGCATTGAACAATCTAGGCTTTGTGCCGTTGGCTGGATTATTGGGTGTGTTTGGCTGGAGAAAAGGCTGGCCGTTAAGAGTGACTTTTTTTTGGAGCGCAGCCTTAGCCGCAGTATTGGGAGCGGCACCGATGCTTGCCTTTGCAGTACAGGGATTGGATACCAACGCGGCAAGCACTTTGATTAACTCAACAATTCAGCAATACCAGGCTTCAGGATTACTGGAACTTATGCAAGAACAAGGAATTACTGAGGCGGAGATTCGGGATTTACTGCAGCAAGGTATTCATATTTACACTTTAGTTATTCCTAGCCTGGCAGCGCTTCATGCTATTGTTGAGTTCGGTTTTGTTTTCTATGTCATTAGGCTCTGGTTTAGAGGAAAGGCTGAACGGGTTCCCTTTACCCGTTGGCGTTTGCCTTGGTATGCTGTTTGGGGCGCGGTTTTAGGAATTGCCAGCTATCTGGTTGGTGATCAATTTTCCTGGCAAATTCTCCGGGGCCTAGGAATAAATCTAATGGTTATTTACAGTGCCCTAGCCCTTGTGTTAGGTACGTCAGCATATCTCTATTTCTTGCAGTCACCACGTATTCCTCGCTTGCTTAAATGGGCCTTAATCCTTATTAACTTCATTTATTTCTTGTTCAGCTTTATTAGTCTTATCATTTTTGGATTATTTGATTTAGTCTTGAATTTTCGGCGTTTACCGGAAGAATCATAA
- a CDS encoding MazG-like family protein, whose protein sequence is MEVDVVKGLKAIDELKVNLIQAQWYVQHGALKGSEDEMLQGLADLVGTSYLLARRLGFDFSRLDRILLQRLEDLKNSDEMNLEKQWGDLSLLLSYLAPED, encoded by the coding sequence ATCGAAGTTGATGTAGTAAAAGGCTTAAAAGCTATTGATGAACTAAAGGTAAACCTGATACAAGCGCAGTGGTATGTTCAACATGGGGCTCTGAAGGGATCAGAAGATGAAATGCTGCAAGGTTTGGCCGATCTTGTAGGAACGAGCTATCTATTGGCAAGAAGGCTGGGATTTGATTTTTCTCGCCTTGACCGGATACTTCTACAACGTTTAGAAGATCTGAAAAATAGTGATGAGATGAATTTAGAAAAACAATGGGGAGATTTGAGCCTTCTATTGAGCTACCTTGCTCCGGAAGACTAA
- the rpsR gene encoding 30S ribosomal protein S18 — MKRERGRRPRKRVCSFCVDKVESMDYKDTHKIRKYITDRGKILPRRISGNCAMHQRQVTLAIKRARSIALLPYTVE, encoded by the coding sequence ATGAAACGTGAACGCGGACGTCGCCCACGTAAGCGGGTATGCAGTTTTTGCGTAGATAAAGTGGAGTCCATGGATTACAAAGACACACATAAAATACGTAAGTATATTACCGATCGCGGCAAGATTTTGCCTCGCCGCATTTCCGGAAACTGCGCTATGCATCAGCGTCAAGTGACCTTGGCCATCAAACGTGCTCGCAGTATTGCTTTATTGCCATATACAGTAGAGTAG
- a CDS encoding single-stranded DNA-binding protein — MLNRVVLIGRLTKDPELRYTPNGVAVANFTLAVDRNYKNAQGERDTDFINIVVYRQLAELCANYLAKGKLAATDGRIQVRSYTGQDGQKRWVTEVIAEDVRFLSPKDSGSGSESRPFSGNNSFGHEVNLDDDIPF, encoded by the coding sequence ATGTTAAATCGTGTCGTTTTGATTGGCCGTTTGACGAAGGACCCCGAATTACGTTATACGCCAAACGGTGTAGCTGTCGCCAATTTCACATTGGCGGTTGATCGTAATTATAAGAATGCTCAAGGGGAAAGAGATACGGATTTTATTAACATTGTAGTATATCGGCAGCTGGCAGAATTATGTGCTAATTACTTAGCGAAGGGAAAACTGGCTGCTACAGATGGACGAATTCAAGTGCGTTCTTATACGGGACAAGACGGTCAAAAACGCTGGGTTACAGAGGTTATTGCTGAAGATGTTCGCTTTTTAAGTCCGAAGGACAGTGGAAGCGGCTCAGAATCCAGACCTTTCAGCGGAAATAATTCTTTTGGACATGAAGTAAATTTGGATGATGACATCCCATTCTAA
- the rpsF gene encoding 30S ribosomal protein S6, giving the protein MKAYEILYIVRPDLDEEATTALADRFGEIVTSNGGVNLTVDKWGKRRLAYEINDYREGQYILMNFEGEGHISQEVERVMKISDDVIRFLTVRKDD; this is encoded by the coding sequence ATGAAAGCGTATGAAATACTTTATATCGTCCGGCCAGATCTGGATGAAGAGGCAACGACAGCACTCGCTGATCGTTTTGGAGAGATCGTAACCAGTAATGGCGGGGTCAACTTAACCGTCGATAAGTGGGGCAAACGTCGCTTGGCCTATGAGATCAACGATTATAGAGAAGGTCAGTATATCCTGATGAACTTTGAAGGAGAAGGCCATATTTCTCAAGAAGTTGAGCGGGTTATGAAAATCTCTGATGATGTAATCCGATTCTTAACCGTTAGAAAAGATGACTAA
- the ychF gene encoding redox-regulated ATPase YchF, which yields MTLHAGIVGLPNVGKSTLFNAITQAGAEAANYPFCTIDPNVGIVEVPDSRLQVLADMVHPKKIVPATVEFVDIAGLVKGASQGEGLGNKFLSHIREVDAIVHVVRCFEDENVVHVEGNVNPKRDIETIDLELILADMESIEKRSDRTSKLLKAGDKKAQTEITLLERLKEAFNQGKRARTLTFSDEERDILKGFPLLTLKPVLYVANVSESGLESVADNSYVQQVKEIADAEGAEVVVVCAQIEAEIAELDAEEKNAFLEDLGLEESGLDRLIKVAFHLLGLMTFFTAGPMEVKAWTIYQGTKAPKAAGVIHTDFEHGFIRAEVVAYKDFVEHQGLNGAKEKGLVRLEGKEYIMNDGDIVHFRFNV from the coding sequence ATGACATTACATGCAGGAATTGTTGGCTTACCGAATGTTGGTAAGTCGACATTGTTTAACGCTATTACTCAAGCGGGTGCTGAGGCGGCAAATTACCCTTTTTGTACCATTGATCCCAATGTAGGAATAGTTGAAGTGCCGGATTCTCGTTTGCAAGTACTTGCCGATATGGTCCATCCCAAAAAGATTGTCCCTGCGACGGTGGAGTTTGTGGACATAGCCGGACTTGTTAAAGGTGCGAGTCAAGGGGAAGGATTGGGGAATAAGTTTTTGTCTCACATCCGCGAGGTTGATGCAATCGTTCATGTTGTGCGTTGTTTCGAAGATGAGAACGTGGTTCATGTTGAAGGAAATGTAAACCCCAAGCGGGATATTGAAACTATTGATTTAGAATTAATCTTGGCGGATATGGAGAGTATTGAGAAACGCTCTGATCGGACCTCAAAGCTCTTAAAAGCGGGGGATAAAAAGGCTCAAACGGAAATTACCCTCCTTGAGCGCTTAAAAGAAGCCTTCAATCAGGGCAAAAGGGCTCGTACATTGACCTTTAGTGATGAGGAACGAGATATTCTTAAAGGGTTCCCTCTCTTGACCCTTAAACCGGTGCTTTATGTCGCCAATGTCAGTGAAAGCGGCCTAGAATCCGTTGCGGATAATTCTTATGTGCAGCAAGTTAAAGAAATTGCCGATGCCGAGGGAGCTGAGGTTGTCGTAGTTTGTGCACAAATAGAAGCAGAAATTGCCGAACTTGATGCCGAGGAGAAAAATGCATTTTTGGAAGACTTGGGACTTGAAGAATCAGGGTTGGATCGCTTAATTAAAGTGGCCTTTCACTTACTAGGCCTTATGACATTCTTTACGGCAGGTCCCATGGAAGTAAAAGCTTGGACAATTTATCAAGGGACAAAAGCTCCAAAAGCTGCTGGTGTAATTCATACTGATTTTGAACATGGATTTATTCGAGCTGAGGTTGTTGCCTATAAAGATTTTGTCGAGCACCAGGGGCTGAATGGCGCAAAAGAAAAAGGATTAGTTCGCCTGGAAGGCAAAGAGTATATTATGAATGATGGAGATATTGTTCATTTCCGTTTTAATGTATAA
- a CDS encoding DUF951 domain-containing protein, producing MIPLKIGDVVRLRKPHPCGSFDWKVMRTGMDFRIQCLGCQHQAWIPRVKLERNLKEIVEQGPEN from the coding sequence ATGATCCCGTTAAAAATTGGAGATGTAGTTCGTCTGCGAAAACCGCACCCTTGCGGAAGTTTCGATTGGAAAGTGATGAGAACGGGCATGGATTTCCGGATACAATGCCTGGGATGTCAGCATCAAGCCTGGATTCCCAGAGTCAAACTCGAACGAAATCTGAAGGAGATAGTGGAGCAGGGCCCCGAAAATTAA
- a CDS encoding mechanosensitive ion channel family protein, with protein sequence MNGWIEDNYYINWHQLGTAAFNWLLYLIAILVVARIVYGVSVYLLQRTLLDQRGKRLLNERKASTMFSLLRSLLFYLISFTAILHVLKHLFNFDTGTLLASASVLGVALGFGSQSLVKDIIGGFFILFEDQFSVGEYVQAGQFSGVVEETGIRATHLRDWGGELHIIPNGSITAVTNFSRGKMRALVDILIPYDEDLERAMKVMHSVCEKVSEEFGEKIIDKPTVQGVIQFGERNAILRVVGYTQPNEQWGLERELRRQIHSAFLKEGIRTPQQTIVMSDASFNSMDSTK encoded by the coding sequence ATGAATGGTTGGATTGAGGATAATTACTATATTAACTGGCATCAATTGGGGACAGCCGCTTTCAATTGGCTTTTGTACTTAATTGCAATTTTAGTGGTGGCACGAATTGTATATGGAGTAAGTGTCTATTTATTGCAGCGCACGCTCCTAGACCAAAGAGGCAAAAGGCTGTTAAATGAACGCAAGGCCAGTACCATGTTCTCTCTCCTGCGCAGCCTGTTATTTTATTTAATTAGTTTTACGGCTATACTCCATGTTCTAAAACATCTATTTAATTTTGATACCGGTACGCTTTTAGCTTCTGCCAGTGTTTTGGGAGTAGCTTTAGGTTTCGGATCCCAAAGCTTGGTAAAAGATATCATTGGCGGCTTTTTTATTCTGTTTGAAGATCAGTTTTCCGTTGGAGAGTATGTTCAAGCCGGACAATTTTCCGGAGTTGTTGAAGAAACGGGTATTCGGGCAACTCACTTAAGAGACTGGGGCGGCGAGCTTCACATTATTCCAAACGGCAGCATTACAGCAGTGACCAATTTTAGCAGAGGGAAAATGAGAGCCTTAGTTGATATTCTGATTCCCTATGACGAAGACTTAGAGAGAGCAATGAAGGTAATGCACTCTGTTTGTGAGAAGGTTAGTGAAGAGTTTGGAGAAAAAATTATCGATAAGCCTACTGTGCAAGGTGTGATTCAGTTCGGTGAGCGTAATGCCATATTGCGAGTGGTCGGATATACCCAACCAAATGAACAGTGGGGTCTTGAACGTGAATTGCGGCGTCAAATACATAGTGCTTTTTTAAAAGAAGGGATTCGCACGCCGCAGCAAACCATTGTAATGTCCGATGCCTCCTTTAATAGCATGGATTCTACAAAGTGA
- a CDS encoding aminopeptidase, with protein MGQKKVATAWDELTMSEQELRAMQEYLSFLSQGKTERESWQIIERYARGEGFISLDEATNFTPGQRISLAVRGKAGILAIGGLRPLQDGFRLIAAHVDAPRLDIKQRPLYEEEGLGFLKTHYYGGIKKYQWTSLPLALHGIVVLSSGQKVDIVIGEDEEDPIFTIADLLPHLAKEQNKKKLNEAIPGESLNLLLGHNPSGGEGEERVKSALLLLLKDKYGIEEEDFVSAELEVVPAGKARYSGLDRSFIVGYGQDDRICSFAAWKALQAIEVPEWSTIVLLADKEEIGSDSNTGMKARFFENLIAELITLQNGSYDGLKVRRALARAKALSGDVTGGYDPNYAEVMDKRNAAFLGRGLVICKYTGSGGKYGTNDANPEFVAEVREIFDNAKIAWQTAELGKIDAGGGGTIAQYMAVYGMEVIDCGVGILSMHAPWEISSIADLVMLMRGYHEFLKYSG; from the coding sequence ATGGGTCAAAAAAAGGTGGCGACAGCATGGGATGAGTTAACCATGTCGGAGCAGGAATTGCGTGCTATGCAGGAATACCTCTCTTTCCTTAGTCAAGGGAAGACTGAGCGGGAATCCTGGCAAATAATTGAGAGATATGCCCGAGGTGAAGGATTTATATCTCTTGATGAAGCGACAAATTTTACCCCTGGTCAGAGAATAAGCCTGGCTGTAAGAGGCAAAGCGGGTATTTTGGCAATCGGAGGACTTCGCCCCTTACAAGACGGCTTTCGATTAATCGCCGCCCATGTTGATGCACCGCGATTGGATATTAAACAGCGTCCCCTCTACGAAGAAGAGGGATTAGGATTTTTGAAAACGCATTACTATGGAGGAATAAAAAAATATCAATGGACTTCCTTGCCACTTGCCCTTCATGGTATTGTCGTTTTGAGCAGCGGGCAAAAGGTTGATATCGTTATTGGGGAGGATGAAGAGGACCCGATCTTTACCATAGCCGATTTACTGCCCCATTTAGCAAAAGAGCAGAATAAAAAGAAATTAAATGAAGCAATCCCAGGGGAAAGTCTAAATCTCTTATTAGGACATAATCCCTCTGGCGGAGAAGGAGAGGAACGAGTCAAATCAGCACTGCTTCTTTTGTTAAAAGACAAATATGGCATTGAAGAAGAAGATTTTGTCTCTGCTGAGTTAGAGGTGGTACCTGCCGGAAAGGCCCGTTACTCTGGTTTAGACAGAAGCTTTATTGTTGGATATGGACAAGATGACCGAATCTGTTCCTTTGCAGCTTGGAAGGCCCTTCAGGCTATTGAGGTGCCGGAGTGGTCGACGATTGTTCTTTTGGCAGATAAAGAAGAAATCGGCAGCGATTCTAACACAGGAATGAAAGCCCGCTTCTTTGAAAACCTTATTGCAGAACTTATCACATTGCAGAATGGAAGCTACGATGGCTTAAAGGTGAGACGTGCTTTAGCCCGGGCTAAGGCACTTTCCGGAGATGTCACAGGCGGATATGATCCAAATTACGCTGAGGTTATGGATAAACGAAATGCTGCCTTTTTAGGACGGGGTCTTGTGATTTGCAAATATACTGGTTCCGGCGGGAAATATGGAACCAACGATGCCAATCCGGAATTTGTTGCAGAGGTTCGTGAGATTTTCGATAATGCTAAAATCGCCTGGCAAACTGCCGAGTTAGGAAAAATCGATGCAGGTGGCGGTGGTACAATCGCCCAGTATATGGCTGTTTATGGAATGGAGGTCATAGACTGCGGGGTAGGGATTTTAAGTATGCATGCTCCCTGGGAAATTTCTTCCATAGCAGATCTGGTTATGTTAATGCGCGGTTATCACGAATTTTTAAAATACTCAGGTTGA
- a CDS encoding CvpA family protein, producing MNLLDVLIVGFILLGALHGYRRGLITSIVNFLGWIIGFLVASWQYVNALRWIEQYFPLQQWLEPVIYRALLPSVESKASALQQQVLGNIWALLPEEWRNSLPALNITGTEMPQTIEQMTHQLAATITDSILCLLAFGLVYYAVVLLIQLLISFFLRPFGGWNGSFNRGGGLVLGGLSSLIGLSVLAGILSPLVQFSLNANFKDLVQNSTLYPYLVYTFNVLDQLLSAQLREKLMEPFSLGKGVWF from the coding sequence GTGAATCTGCTTGATGTCCTAATCGTGGGATTTATTTTGCTCGGAGCATTACATGGTTATCGAAGAGGGTTAATAACGAGCATTGTTAATTTTTTAGGCTGGATTATCGGTTTCTTAGTGGCCTCTTGGCAATATGTAAATGCTCTTCGCTGGATTGAGCAATACTTCCCGCTTCAGCAATGGCTGGAACCCGTCATCTATAGAGCATTGCTTCCTTCAGTAGAGTCTAAAGCTTCAGCTTTACAACAGCAGGTTTTGGGAAACATCTGGGCTCTTTTACCGGAAGAATGGAGAAATAGTTTACCTGCATTAAACATAACGGGAACTGAAATGCCTCAAACTATTGAACAGATGACACATCAGCTGGCGGCAACGATTACCGACAGTATTTTATGCCTTCTTGCTTTCGGATTAGTATACTATGCGGTTGTGTTATTGATTCAATTATTAATTTCATTTTTTCTCCGTCCCTTTGGCGGGTGGAATGGATCCTTTAATCGAGGAGGCGGGCTAGTGTTGGGAGGGTTAAGCTCTCTCATTGGCTTATCAGTATTAGCAGGGATACTTTCACCATTGGTTCAATTCAGTTTAAATGCAAACTTTAAAGACCTTGTTCAAAACTCAACCTTATACCCTTATCTGGTATATACCTTTAATGTTTTGGATCAATTACTTTCAGCACAACTTAGGGAAAAACTGATGGAACCTTTTTCCCTTGGCAAGGGAGTTTGGTTTTAG
- a CDS encoding DUF2889 domain-containing protein, producing MYLFNRSISVNVHSQDLKILRVEGIFIDTHHELCLTLEVDIETYRIVSAQGELRRSPHSDCQETQERIQNLVGINLKKNVRKQILAAVGLKNGCTHITDLTLECVKGVMQATYQLMHKTMEAEQVDELVNQFLAGSCLHYQQH from the coding sequence ATGTATCTTTTTAACCGATCTATTTCTGTTAATGTTCATTCGCAGGATTTGAAAATATTAAGGGTAGAAGGTATTTTTATCGATACTCACCATGAGCTTTGCCTTACCCTTGAGGTTGATATCGAAACCTATAGGATTGTTTCAGCCCAAGGAGAATTACGTCGCTCTCCCCACTCGGATTGTCAGGAAACTCAGGAACGGATTCAAAATCTTGTAGGAATTAACCTAAAGAAGAATGTTCGTAAGCAAATATTGGCTGCTGTTGGACTAAAAAACGGGTGCACTCATATTACTGATCTAACCCTCGAATGTGTCAAAGGAGTTATGCAGGCTACCTATCAGCTGATGCATAAAACGATGGAAGCCGAACAAGTGGATGAACTCGTTAATCAGTTTCTTGCAGGCAGTTGTCTTCATTACCAGCAGCATTAA
- a CDS encoding CBS and ACT domain-containing protein, with the protein MYVRQFMTAQVFTVNPSESIADTMALMREKKITRMPVVEKGKLVGFVTDGDLREVSPSPATTLSIFELNYLIAKTPIREVAIKKVITCRPDTQIEDAAMLMRDHKIGGLPVVEGDKVVGIITGSDILDAFLDIMGFRSPGRRVMIETKDQIGIMSDLAATTKEYDVNIGSLAVYHLKDNQVQILARLQGDRSAEVEASIEKKGYRIIK; encoded by the coding sequence ATGTATGTTCGTCAATTTATGACAGCTCAAGTCTTCACTGTCAACCCGTCAGAATCTATTGCCGATACAATGGCTCTCATGCGGGAAAAGAAGATAACCCGAATGCCTGTTGTAGAAAAGGGCAAGCTAGTTGGATTTGTTACCGATGGGGACCTTAGGGAGGTATCTCCTTCCCCGGCAACAACACTGAGCATTTTTGAACTTAACTACCTTATTGCTAAAACCCCCATCCGTGAAGTAGCCATAAAAAAAGTTATAACCTGTCGTCCTGATACTCAAATTGAGGATGCAGCAATGCTGATGAGAGACCATAAAATTGGCGGATTGCCCGTTGTGGAAGGAGACAAAGTCGTTGGCATTATAACGGGATCAGACATACTGGATGCCTTTTTAGATATTATGGGATTCCGTAGTCCAGGCCGGCGAGTAATGATTGAAACGAAGGATCAAATTGGGATTATGTCCGATTTGGCCGCTACAACTAAGGAATATGATGTTAATATCGGAAGTTTAGCGGTTTATCACCTTAAAGACAATCAAGTTCAGATCCTAGCACGCCTTCAAGGCGACCGGTCCGCAGAGGTTGAGGCTTCTATTGAGAAAAAAGGTTATAGAATCATAAAATAA
- a CDS encoding ABC transporter ATP-binding protein — MLVLEDVNVYYGAIHALKGISLEVNQGEIVTLIGSNGAGKSTSLKTISGLLRPKTGRITFKGADLATIAPQSIVAQGISQVPEGRRVFANMTVIENLELGAYLRKDKAGIKDDMKKVYELFPRLLERKSQLAGTLSGGEQQMLAMGRALMSKPQLLLLDEPSMGLAPILVNQIFSIIKEINAIGTTILLVEQNAHMALSIANRAYVLETGKIVLSGDAKELAASEEVRKAYLGG, encoded by the coding sequence ATGCTTGTACTTGAAGATGTCAATGTATATTATGGTGCTATCCATGCCCTTAAAGGGATTTCTTTAGAGGTTAATCAAGGAGAAATAGTAACCTTGATTGGCTCAAATGGCGCTGGTAAAAGTACCAGCCTGAAAACAATATCCGGGTTGCTGCGGCCGAAAACGGGCAGAATTACGTTTAAGGGTGCAGACTTGGCCACGATTGCTCCGCAATCTATTGTTGCCCAGGGAATATCACAGGTTCCGGAAGGCCGCAGAGTGTTTGCGAATATGACGGTTATTGAAAACTTGGAGCTGGGTGCTTACTTGCGGAAAGATAAAGCGGGCATTAAGGATGATATGAAGAAAGTATATGAGTTATTTCCGAGGCTGCTGGAACGGAAAAGCCAACTGGCTGGGACCTTATCCGGCGGAGAACAACAAATGCTGGCTATGGGCCGGGCACTCATGTCTAAACCTCAGCTTCTTCTTCTCGACGAACCTTCTATGGGTTTAGCTCCGATTTTAGTAAATCAAATCTTTTCCATTATTAAAGAAATTAATGCGATAGGAACTACTATCTTGCTTGTAGAACAAAATGCACATATGGCTCTTTCTATTGCCAACCGGGCATATGTACTAGAGACAGGTAAGATTGTTCTATCAGGAGATGCCAAAGAGCTGGCTGCCAGTGAAGAAGTCCGTAAGGCCTACTTAGGGGGCTAA
- a CDS encoding ABC transporter ATP-binding protein, with product MPLLKTEKMSKAFGGLKAVSDLNIEINNGELIGLIGPNGAGKTTVFNLLTGVYEPTEGKISFQNKDMKGLKPYQVTQRGIARTFQNIRLFSDLSVIDNVKIAYHQRSSYSTFSAFFRLPSYYKGEEEMQRKAMELLKIFKLDHKAEEVAKNLPYGEQRRLEIARALATDPKLLLLDEPAAGMNPQETQDLMNLIRWIREQFNLTILLIEHDMSLVMGVCERIYVLDYGMIIAQGTPDEIKSNPKVIEAYLGEEVV from the coding sequence ATGCCTCTTCTAAAGACTGAAAAAATGTCTAAAGCTTTCGGTGGCTTGAAAGCAGTTTCAGACCTAAATATTGAAATTAATAATGGTGAACTCATTGGTTTAATTGGTCCTAATGGTGCCGGTAAAACCACGGTGTTTAATCTATTGACAGGCGTTTATGAACCAACGGAAGGGAAAATTAGTTTTCAAAATAAAGACATGAAAGGCCTAAAACCCTATCAGGTTACTCAGCGCGGAATAGCCCGTACCTTTCAAAACATCCGATTATTCAGCGATTTAAGTGTCATAGACAATGTTAAGATAGCATATCATCAACGAAGCTCATACAGTACCTTTAGTGCATTCTTTCGTCTCCCCAGTTATTATAAAGGAGAAGAAGAGATGCAGCGGAAAGCAATGGAACTGCTGAAAATTTTTAAACTTGACCATAAAGCAGAAGAAGTGGCTAAAAACTTACCTTATGGTGAACAGCGTCGTTTAGAAATTGCTCGTGCCCTCGCAACTGATCCTAAACTGCTGTTGCTTGATGAGCCTGCAGCAGGAATGAATCCCCAGGAAACTCAGGATCTCATGAATCTCATTCGTTGGATTCGGGAACAGTTTAATCTGACGATTTTATTAATTGAACATGATATGTCTCTAGTAATGGGCGTATGTGAGCGTATCTATGTATTAGACTATGGAATGATTATTGCGCAAGGTACACCAGATGAAATCAAGAGTAATCCCAAAGTCATCGAGGCTTATTTAGGGGAGGAGGTCGTCTGA